In a genomic window of Oncorhynchus keta strain PuntledgeMale-10-30-2019 chromosome 26, Oket_V2, whole genome shotgun sequence:
- the LOC118359099 gene encoding dolichyl-diphosphooligosaccharide--protein glycosyltransferase subunit DAD1-like, which produces MSNSVISVISRFLEEYTTKTSNKLKVVDAYLFYILLTGALQFLYCLLVGTFPFNSFLAGFISCVGAFILGVCLRIQINPDNKGDFLSISQERAFADFLLAHTVLHLVVINFIG; this is translated from the exons ATGTCAAACTCGGTGATTTCAGTTATTTCTCGATTCCTGGAAGAATACACGACCAAAACATCGAATAAATTGAAAGTGGTCGACGCGTACCTTTTCTACATCTTGCTAACCGGTGCATTGCAGTTTCTGTACTGTTTGCTGGTTGGCACCTTCCCATTCAACAGCTTCTTGGCCGGATTCATATCATGTGTTGGCGCCTTCATCCTTGGAG TCTGCCTGCGTATCCAGATTAATCCAGATAACAAAGGAGACTTCCTGTCCATCTCCCAGGAGAGGGCCTTTGCAGATTTCTTATTAGCCCACACTGTCTTGCACCTTGTGGTCATTAATTTCATTGGTTGA
- the LOC118359097 gene encoding protein-glutamine gamma-glutamyltransferase K-like: MPVETPSVRNTSTVGRFPSVTLGWEKDEEPEKNTEEGGCRQWLRKICPCCCQRLSKDDDIADNVVTGIDDADKPVGNGDKPVTNGSNLEELLLIVRSIDLMKKNKGQNRMEHHTDRYYGDGLIIRRGQIFMMWLDLSRPYNSNTDRLHLELRTGPLPTVAKGTHVIIPLVEELEDDRWEAKIVQRDGKRLKLSINSPPTAVIGRYQLTVATQSPKGEATSTHDPGNDICMLFNPWCKDDTVYMEDGDEKNEYILNDVGRLYYGTENQIGSRTWNYGQFDKGILDACLYALEKSATPPSGWGDSVNVVRVISAMINSPDDCGILEGNWSGNYAGGTSPTSWSGSVDILNKYHKDGGAPVRYGQCWVFSGVTTTVLRCLGIPSRSVSNFNSAHDTDVSLTTDVYFDEKLESIDHLNSDSIWNFHVWNDCWMARPDLPPGYGGWQVVDSTPQETSQGTYRCGPASINAIRNGQVFLKHDSPFVFAEVNSDKIYWQRNLDGTFTQIHSEKNAVGHCISTKAVGSDERNDITDLYKHPEGTEEERIAVETASRYGSKPDAYSSPIARDVSIEVTMDGEGPRMGGDAELTIVMRNASSLPRTINLHSQVAVMYYTGVVKATVKKDQIPVELLPNEVKNLEWILQYQNYQDQLVDQAALMLTLSGRVNETQQVLATQFSFRLRTPDLIIKPVGEAVVGKKMAAEISFTNPLPCTLKGVVFRVEGLGLQSVRQITVGDVASRSTVVQTEVFVPTLPGPRKLLASLDCKQLTQVHGVADINVKEK; the protein is encoded by the exons ATGCCTGTGGAAACACCATCAGTCAGAAACACGTCTACAGTTGGTCGCTTCCCATCAGTCACACTGGGATGGGAGAAAGATGAGGAGCCAGAGAAGAACACAGAAGAAGGGGGGTGTCGACAATGGTTACGTAAGATCTGTCCTTGTTGCTGTCAAAGACTGAGCAAAGATGATGACATCGCAGATAACGTTGTCACAGGGATCGATGATGCAGACAAGCCTGTGGGGAATGGTGACAAGCCAGTCACTAATGGAAGTAACCTTGAAG AGCTGTTGTTGATTGTGCGGTCCATTGACCTGATGAAaaaaaataaaggtcagaaccgCATGGAGCATCACACAGACCGTTACTACGGTGATGGCCTCATCATCCGCAGGGGTCAGATCTTCATGATGTGGCTTGACCTCTCGCGACCTTACAATTCCAACACGGACAGACTCCATCTGGAGCTTAGGACAG GACCCTTGCCTACAGTGGCAAAGGGCACCCATGTCATCATCCCATTGGTTGAGGAGCTGGAGGATGACCGTTGGGAGGCCAAGATTGTGCAACGGGACGGCAAGAGGCTCAAGCTGTCCATCAACTCCCCGCCCACAGCTGTGATTGGCCGATACCAGCTCACCGTGGCAACGCAAAGCCCAAAGGGGGAGGCCACATCTACACATGACCCTGGGAATGACATCTGCATGCTGTTTAACCCCTGGTgtaaag ATGACACAGTGTACATGGAAGATGGCGATGAGAAGAACGAGTATATCCTGAATGATGTTGGAAGGCTCTACTACGGCACAGAGAACCAGATTGGTTCAAGAACGTGGAACTATGGACAG TTTGACAAGGGGATCCTGGATGCCTGTCTTTATGCTTTGGAGAAGAGTGCGACCCCCCCCTCAGGCTGGGGAGACTCTGTCAACGTGGTACGAGTCATTTCAGCCATG ATCAACTCCCCAGATGACTGTGGGATCCTGGAGGGGAACTGGTCAGGGAACTATGCGGGCGGGACTTCCCCTACATCCTGGAGTGGCAGTGTGGACATCCTGAATAAGTACCATAAGGACGGAGGCGCACCGGTCAGATATGGCCAGTGCTGGGTCTTCTCTGGGGTCACCACCACGG TCTTGAGGTGTTTGGGCATTCCCTCCCGGAGTGTGTCCAACTTCAACTCCGCCCACGACACAGATGTCTCCTTGACAACAGACGTGTATTTCGATGAGAAGTTGGAGTCTATAGATCACCTCAACTCTGACTCCATCTG GAACTTCCATGTGTGGAACGACTGTTGGATGGCTCGTCCAGACTTGCCACCCGGCTATGGCGGCTGGCAGGTAGTAGACTCCACCCCGCAGGAGACCAGTCAGGGTACATACCGCTGTGGCCCCGCCTCCATCAATGCCATCCGTAACGGACAAGTGTTCCTGAAACATGACTCACCATTCGTCTTTGCCGAG GTGAACAGTGATAAGATCTACTGGCAGAGGAACCTGGATGGCACCTTCACCCAGATCCACAGTGAGAAAAACGCAGTGGGCCACTGTATCAGCACCAAGGCTGTGGGCTCCGATGAACGCAATGACATCACAGACCTTTACAAGCACCCAGAAG GCACAGAGGAGGAACGCATCGCTGTGGAGACTGCAAGTCGCTATGGCTCCAAACCAGATGCCTACTCCTCTCCCATCGCTCGGGATGTATCCATAGAGGTGACCATGGATGGGGAGGGGCCACGCATGGGGGGAGATGCAGAACTGACCATTGTCATGCGCAACGCTAGTTCTCTACCACGCACCATCAACCTCCACAGCCAGGTGGCAGTCATGTACTACACTGGTGTGGTCAAGGCTACTGTCAAGAAGGACCAAATTCCTGTGGAGCTGCTACCCAATGAAG TGAAGAACCTGGAGTGGATCCTTCAGTACCAGAACTACCAGGACCAGCTTGTGGACCAGGCTGCTCTGATGCTGACCCTGTCAGGCAGGGTCAATGAGACACAGCAGGTTCTGGCAACTCAGTTCAGCTTCCGCCTCCGCacccctgacctcatcattaag CCAGTAGGGGAGGCTGTGGTGGGGAAAAAGATGGCGGCTGAGATCTCCTTCACCAACCCTCTGCCATGCACGCTGAAGGGAGTGGTGTTCCGTGTAGAGGGGCTGGGCCTGCAGAGTGTTCGACAGATCACTGTTGG TGACGTGGCCAGTCGCTCCACTGTGGTTCAGACGGAGGTCTTTGTCCCCACCCTGCCTGGACCCAGGAAACTGTTGGCTTCACTGGACTGTAAACAGCTCACACAGGTCCATGGTGTTGCTGACATCAACGTGAAGGAGAAATAA